One Cupriavidus oxalaticus genomic region harbors:
- a CDS encoding GNAT family N-acetyltransferase codes for MRPHYATEADWPDIKALLHASSLSVAGVQDRIGQYMVIRDNAGLLGCAGLERYENTGVLRGLAVAQRARSAGLGELLISAIVADVRREGVESIVLQTSNASGYFARMGFTPISYAELAPAVLASPAMRRDQVEVGTLMQIAL; via the coding sequence ATGCGTCCTCACTATGCTACCGAGGCGGACTGGCCGGACATTAAAGCGCTCCTGCACGCCTCATCATTATCCGTGGCGGGGGTTCAGGACCGCATCGGCCAATACATGGTCATCCGGGATAACGCCGGCCTGCTGGGTTGCGCGGGCCTGGAGCGCTATGAGAACACGGGCGTGCTCAGAGGCCTTGCGGTTGCACAGCGCGCCCGCTCAGCCGGCCTTGGCGAACTCCTTATTTCCGCCATCGTCGCAGACGTCCGTCGCGAGGGCGTCGAGTCGATCGTGCTGCAAACCAGCAATGCCTCCGGCTACTTCGCGCGAATGGGCTTTACCCCCATCAGTTACGCGGAACTCGCGCCGGCGGTCCTTGCCTCCCCGGCAATGCGCCGCGACCAGGTCGAAGTCGGGACATTGATGCAGATCGCGCTGTGA
- a CDS encoding slipin family protein, with product MEFVVSATSIAVLGALLVISSFRVLREYERGVVFMLGRFWKVKGPGLVLVLPMVQQMVRVDLRTVVLDVPPQDVISRDNVSVKVSAVVYFRVVDAQFAIIQVANFLNATSQLSQTTLRSVLGKHELDEILAERERLNAEIQQVLDGQTEGWGIKVSNVEIKHVDLNENMIRAIARQAEAERERRAKVIHAEGELQASTKLLEAAQMLAKAPEAMQLRYLQTLTQITGENSSTIVFPLPVDMR from the coding sequence ATGGAATTCGTCGTCAGCGCCACCAGCATTGCCGTCTTGGGAGCCCTGCTTGTCATTTCATCCTTCCGTGTACTGCGAGAGTACGAACGGGGCGTGGTCTTCATGCTCGGGCGCTTCTGGAAGGTCAAAGGCCCGGGGTTGGTACTGGTCCTGCCGATGGTTCAGCAGATGGTGAGAGTTGACTTGCGCACCGTGGTACTGGACGTGCCGCCGCAAGACGTCATTTCGCGCGACAACGTTTCAGTGAAAGTCAGTGCGGTTGTGTACTTCCGGGTCGTTGATGCTCAGTTCGCCATCATCCAGGTCGCCAACTTCCTCAATGCCACGAGCCAGCTCTCGCAGACCACATTGCGCTCCGTGCTGGGCAAGCACGAACTGGACGAGATCCTGGCCGAGCGCGAACGGCTCAATGCGGAAATCCAACAGGTGCTCGATGGCCAGACTGAAGGCTGGGGGATCAAGGTGTCGAACGTCGAGATCAAGCATGTCGATCTCAACGAGAATATGATTCGTGCCATCGCCCGCCAGGCCGAGGCAGAACGCGAACGCCGAGCCAAGGTGATCCACGCCGAAGGTGAACTGCAGGCTTCGACGAAGTTGCTCGAGGCTGCGCAGATGCTTGCCAAGGCCCCGGAGGCGATGCAGCTGCGCTATCTGCAGACGCTCACACAGATCACTGGCGAAAACAGCTCAACCATCGTCTTTCCGCTGCCGGTCGATATGCGATGA
- a CDS encoding trypsin-like peptidase domain-containing protein, which yields MATPPDLARVIGTSGSAVVSISASSDGRSYLGQAPPGPAFGDIRIRWSQRAYSGAYSPLDNTQKVLGGNGSGFIFSQAGLILTCAHVVESAMFVRVKLPDRREFDATVVGSDLRSDIAVLRIQGDHLPVVTIGDSSRVRAGNWVVAIGAPYGFQNSASFGIVSAVRRTITAGSAAIPLIQSDVAVNPGSSGGPLFNANGEVIGVNTHIFTLTGGFQGLSFAIPINPAMRIAQQLVASSHVKRGHLGVGVQDVDHDLAEAFGLPAVAGALIDLVEPDSPAAQAGVKVGDVIVQIGDARVADAMALAMAVSDLLPGSKTRLQLVRNGVPQAIAVVIGAPPSLAFPASPVQSDAVGANVPELKVRRLAASEAYASGISGGVLVEQARGSARRAGILPGDVILAVNGIAVTTAAQLHSAMATTDTKAALLVLRGDVRTYIPVDTSQHSDFRQHEFRQPGFFESAI from the coding sequence ATGGCCACCCCTCCGGACCTCGCCCGCGTGATCGGGACATCCGGTAGTGCTGTCGTGAGTATCAGCGCGAGCTCCGACGGGCGTTCCTATCTCGGGCAAGCGCCTCCGGGTCCGGCCTTTGGTGATATCCGTATCCGGTGGTCCCAACGCGCATACTCGGGTGCATACTCGCCATTAGACAATACTCAGAAGGTTCTTGGTGGCAACGGCTCCGGATTTATCTTCAGCCAGGCAGGGTTGATCCTGACCTGCGCGCACGTGGTCGAGAGCGCCATGTTCGTGCGCGTGAAACTCCCCGACCGTCGTGAGTTCGATGCCACGGTGGTTGGAAGCGACCTGCGCAGCGACATTGCAGTCTTGCGCATTCAGGGCGATCACCTCCCTGTCGTGACGATAGGCGATTCATCACGGGTCCGCGCCGGGAACTGGGTCGTGGCAATCGGCGCGCCCTACGGCTTTCAGAACAGCGCCTCATTCGGCATTGTCAGCGCCGTCAGACGAACTATCACCGCCGGCTCCGCTGCGATACCACTGATCCAGAGCGATGTGGCTGTAAATCCCGGAAGCTCCGGTGGGCCGTTGTTCAACGCTAACGGTGAGGTCATTGGCGTCAATACCCATATCTTCACGCTGACAGGTGGATTCCAGGGCCTGTCCTTCGCGATTCCGATCAACCCGGCCATGCGCATCGCGCAACAGCTTGTTGCATCCAGCCATGTGAAGCGCGGCCACCTTGGCGTCGGCGTGCAGGATGTCGACCACGACCTGGCCGAGGCCTTCGGCTTACCGGCCGTTGCGGGTGCATTGATCGACCTGGTGGAACCGGACAGCCCCGCCGCGCAAGCGGGTGTGAAGGTTGGCGATGTGATCGTACAGATCGGCGATGCCCGGGTCGCCGACGCGATGGCGCTGGCCATGGCGGTCAGCGACCTGCTACCGGGAAGCAAGACCCGGCTGCAACTGGTGCGAAATGGGGTTCCACAAGCCATCGCTGTCGTCATCGGCGCACCTCCGTCGCTCGCTTTCCCGGCGAGCCCCGTCCAATCGGATGCCGTGGGCGCAAATGTTCCGGAACTCAAGGTACGTCGTCTTGCCGCATCGGAGGCTTATGCAAGCGGCATAAGCGGAGGAGTACTGGTTGAACAGGCCAGGGGCTCAGCGCGCCGAGCGGGAATTCTACCGGGTGATGTGATTCTCGCCGTCAATGGCATCGCAGTCACTACTGCGGCCCAACTGCATTCCGCCATGGCGACCACGGATACGAAAGCTGCGCTGCTGGTGCTCCGGGGAGATGTGCGAACCTATATTCCCGTTGACACCAGTCAACATAGTGATTTCCGGCAGCACGAATTCCGCCAACCTGGATTCTTCGAGTCCGCCATCTGA
- a CDS encoding glycoside hydrolase family 15 protein yields the protein MPASIEDYALIGDCETAALVSAAGSIDWLCLPRFDSPACLAALLGTPEHGRWQLAPSASEGKTKRSYHPGTMVLETIFDHPEGVVAIVDYMPVRQGMSNASAPANVIRIVYGRRGRVRMRMDLTLRFDYGATVPWVTRLTGEHGIRAVAGPAMAVLRTPVRLHGEDLSTVAEFTVEAGQAVPFVLTYSASHLATPAPLDAFDELARTQRWWTNWSDQCVVGGDWHGPVKRSLLTLKALTYEPTGGIVAAPTTSLPEAPDGVRNWDYRYCWLRDATRTLRALMAAGYYAEAQAWRSWLVRAVAGSPEQAQIMYGVGGERHLWEWELDWLPGYRGARPVRVGNLASTQLQLDVYGEVLDTLFQARRGGLPLEQASWALQRALVEHVASIWTQPDAGIWEVRNGRHQFTFSKVMAWVALDRAIKTVERHDMPAPISRWRRVRAAIHADVMANGVNPARHSFVQRYGGNTCDASLLLLPMVGFIDGKDPRMLGTIRAVEEELQENGLVHRYVASRAPDGLPGQEATFLACSFWLADAYALAGRWNDARNLFERLLLLRNDVGLLAEEYDPVMCRMAGNFPQALSHIALVNTALLLDQHGRLTR from the coding sequence ATGCCTGCTTCCATCGAAGACTACGCGCTGATCGGCGATTGTGAAACGGCCGCACTGGTCAGCGCAGCAGGGAGCATCGATTGGTTATGCTTGCCGCGCTTCGATTCGCCCGCCTGCCTGGCCGCGTTGCTCGGTACCCCGGAGCATGGGCGTTGGCAGCTGGCGCCGTCAGCAAGCGAAGGCAAAACCAAACGTTCTTACCACCCGGGCACCATGGTGCTGGAAACCATATTCGACCATCCCGAAGGTGTGGTGGCGATCGTCGACTACATGCCGGTGCGTCAAGGCATGTCCAATGCAAGCGCGCCGGCGAACGTGATTCGTATCGTATACGGCCGGCGCGGCAGGGTACGAATGAGAATGGACTTGACTCTGCGCTTTGACTATGGCGCGACGGTGCCCTGGGTGACACGGCTGACAGGTGAACACGGCATACGCGCGGTGGCGGGACCCGCCATGGCGGTCTTGCGTACGCCCGTTCGCTTGCACGGCGAGGACCTATCCACCGTGGCAGAGTTCACCGTTGAGGCAGGGCAGGCCGTGCCCTTTGTCCTGACGTATTCGGCCTCTCACCTCGCCACGCCGGCACCGCTCGACGCGTTCGACGAACTGGCACGCACCCAGCGCTGGTGGACGAACTGGTCAGACCAATGTGTTGTCGGTGGCGATTGGCACGGACCGGTCAAGCGGTCTTTGCTGACACTGAAGGCGCTGACCTACGAGCCGACGGGCGGCATCGTGGCGGCCCCGACCACGTCATTACCGGAGGCGCCTGACGGAGTGCGGAACTGGGATTACCGCTACTGCTGGCTGCGCGACGCCACGCGTACACTTCGGGCCCTGATGGCGGCCGGATACTATGCCGAGGCGCAGGCCTGGCGCAGCTGGCTGGTACGCGCGGTGGCGGGCAGTCCCGAGCAGGCCCAGATCATGTACGGTGTTGGCGGCGAGCGCCATCTGTGGGAGTGGGAACTCGACTGGCTGCCTGGTTATCGCGGGGCACGGCCTGTTCGCGTAGGCAACCTAGCTTCGACACAACTTCAGCTCGATGTCTACGGAGAGGTGCTTGACACCCTCTTTCAGGCTCGCCGTGGCGGATTGCCCCTGGAACAAGCCTCTTGGGCCCTACAGCGGGCGCTGGTCGAGCATGTCGCATCGATCTGGACCCAGCCGGATGCAGGCATCTGGGAAGTCCGCAACGGACGCCATCAGTTCACGTTCTCCAAGGTCATGGCATGGGTCGCGCTGGACCGGGCGATCAAGACAGTCGAACGTCATGACATGCCGGCGCCCATCTCGCGCTGGCGGAGGGTTCGCGCAGCCATTCACGCGGACGTGATGGCCAACGGCGTCAACCCGGCTCGCCACAGCTTCGTCCAGCGGTACGGGGGCAATACCTGTGACGCCAGCCTGTTGTTGCTGCCGATGGTCGGGTTCATCGACGGCAAGGATCCGCGCATGCTTGGCACCATCCGTGCGGTTGAAGAAGAACTGCAGGAAAATGGCCTCGTACACCGCTACGTTGCGTCACGAGCACCGGATGGACTGCCGGGCCAGGAAGCAACCTTTCTGGCCTGCAGCTTCTGGCTAGCCGATGCCTATGCGCTGGCGGGCCGCTGGAACGACGCCCGAAACTTGTTCGAGCGCCTCCTTTTGCTGCGCAACGATGTCGGTCTGCTCGCCGAAGAATATGATCCGGTCATGTGTCGCATGGCCGGAAATTTCCCGCAGGCGCTGTCCCATATTGCGCTGGTCAACACGGCCTTGCTCTTGGATCAGCATGGCAGATTAACGAGGTGA
- a CDS encoding cyclophilin-like fold protein, whose protein sequence is MTTRLSASRRSLRRPAMENRHARGLRALRGLGLLCGLLVLGGCEAAQPGASGSPAAAIPAATVQPEESRMWMTVGDRRFAITLADTDAARAFAAMLPLSIDMADLNSNEKHAALPESLPANASRPGTIRNGDVML, encoded by the coding sequence ATGACCACGCGCCTCAGCGCCTCTCGCCGCAGCCTACGCCGCCCGGCGATGGAAAACCGCCACGCGCGTGGCCTGCGGGCCTTGCGTGGGCTTGGCCTGCTTTGCGGCCTGCTCGTGCTCGGGGGATGTGAGGCCGCCCAGCCCGGAGCGTCAGGCTCGCCCGCCGCCGCTATCCCGGCGGCCACTGTCCAACCGGAGGAGTCCCGCATGTGGATGACCGTCGGCGACCGCCGCTTCGCCATCACCCTGGCCGACACCGACGCAGCCCGCGCATTCGCCGCGATGCTGCCGCTTTCGATCGACATGGCCGACCTCAACAGCAACGAGAAACACGCGGCACTGCCGGAATCGCTGCCCGCGAACGCCAGCCGGCCCGGCACGATCCGCAACGGCGATGTCATGCTGTAG
- a CDS encoding MFS transporter: protein MQPAYWGGVFAMSLCVFTLIASEFMPVSLLTPIAADLHVTEGIAGQGIAISGAFAVLTSLSISAIAGSMNRKTLLLGLTALMAVSGAVVALASNYLTYMVGRALIGVVIGGFWSLSAATAMRLVPGSQVPKALAIFNGGNALATVIAAPLGSYLGSVMGWRGAFFCLVPVAAIALAWQWISLPAMPAQERAPGSGNVFKVLGRRHVALGMAACGAFFMGQFALFTYVRPFLETVAHASVSTLSLILLVIGVAGFIGTALIGAVLKRGLYGTLFTIPILMAVIALALIPVGAWVAAVVVLLGLWGLLATSAPVGWWSWIAEAMPHDAEAGGGLMVAVIQLAIALGSTLGGLLFDSAGYRSTFLASAAVLLIAAFLAFLTSRSQVRQAA from the coding sequence ATGCAGCCGGCGTATTGGGGCGGCGTGTTCGCGATGTCGCTGTGCGTGTTCACGCTGATCGCCTCCGAGTTCATGCCCGTCAGCCTGCTGACGCCGATCGCGGCCGACCTCCATGTCACCGAGGGGATCGCCGGACAAGGCATCGCGATCTCGGGCGCGTTCGCGGTACTGACCAGCCTGTCGATCTCCGCGATCGCGGGCAGCATGAACCGCAAGACCTTGCTGCTTGGATTGACGGCGCTGATGGCCGTGTCCGGTGCCGTGGTCGCGCTGGCATCGAACTACCTGACCTACATGGTGGGCCGTGCGCTCATCGGCGTGGTCATCGGCGGCTTCTGGTCCCTGTCCGCCGCGACGGCCATGCGACTGGTACCCGGCAGCCAGGTGCCAAAGGCTCTGGCGATCTTCAACGGCGGCAACGCATTGGCCACGGTGATCGCGGCGCCGCTGGGCAGCTACCTCGGCTCGGTCATGGGCTGGCGCGGCGCGTTCTTCTGCCTGGTGCCGGTGGCGGCGATCGCCCTGGCCTGGCAGTGGATCAGCCTGCCGGCCATGCCGGCCCAGGAGCGGGCGCCGGGTTCAGGCAATGTCTTCAAGGTGCTGGGCAGACGCCACGTGGCCCTGGGCATGGCCGCCTGCGGCGCCTTCTTCATGGGGCAGTTCGCCCTGTTCACCTACGTGCGCCCATTCCTTGAAACCGTGGCGCACGCGAGCGTATCCACGCTGTCGCTGATTCTGCTGGTGATCGGTGTGGCCGGTTTCATCGGCACCGCGCTGATCGGCGCCGTCCTCAAGCGTGGCCTGTACGGGACGTTGTTCACGATCCCGATCCTGATGGCGGTCATCGCGCTGGCGCTGATCCCCGTGGGGGCGTGGGTTGCCGCGGTGGTGGTGCTGCTGGGTCTGTGGGGCCTGCTGGCGACTTCCGCGCCAGTCGGCTGGTGGAGCTGGATTGCCGAAGCCATGCCGCACGACGCCGAGGCGGGCGGCGGCCTGATGGTGGCGGTGATCCAGTTGGCCATCGCCCTGGGATCGACCCTGGGCGGCCTGCTGTTCGATTCGGCAGGCTACCGGAGTACCTTCCTGGCGAGTGCGGCCGTGTTGCTGATCGCGGCTTTCCTCGCCTTCCTGACCTCGCGTTCGCAAGTCCGGCAAGCGGCCTGA
- a CDS encoding aldo/keto reductase: protein MGKRKLGGLEVSELGFGCMSNSPGHYGPGVDRATSIRVIRDAYARGITLFDTAEVYGPYVNEELVAEALGPVRNHVAIATKFGFKIDGTNGLDSRPERIRRVVEASLRRLKTDRIDLYYQHRVDLTVPIEDVAGTIKDLIRQGKVLHFGLSEPSARTIRRAHAVQPVTAIQTEYSIMERSVERNGVLQACEELGIGFVPWGPLGQGFLPGKLPRDAQASFDGKTDLRKTFPRFSATVMQANQPLLDFLQRFGEKKGATRAQVALAWLAAQKPWIVSIPGTTNLDHSRENLSSVNVNLTPDDLREIEAGMARITIHGGRMDARQMDQIGKD, encoded by the coding sequence ATCGGGAAGCGCAAGCTGGGCGGCCTGGAAGTGTCGGAACTCGGCTTCGGCTGCATGAGCAACAGCCCCGGCCACTACGGCCCGGGCGTGGATCGCGCGACGAGCATCCGCGTGATCCGCGACGCCTATGCGCGCGGTATCACCTTGTTCGACACCGCCGAGGTCTATGGCCCCTATGTCAACGAGGAACTCGTTGCCGAGGCCCTGGGGCCGGTGCGCAACCATGTGGCCATCGCCACCAAGTTCGGCTTCAAGATCGACGGCACCAACGGCCTGGACAGCCGCCCGGAGCGCATCCGCCGCGTGGTCGAGGCATCGCTCAGGCGCCTGAAGACCGACCGCATCGACCTGTACTACCAGCACCGCGTGGACCTGACCGTGCCGATCGAGGATGTGGCCGGCACCATCAAGGACCTGATCCGGCAAGGCAAGGTGCTGCACTTCGGCCTGTCCGAGCCCAGCGCGCGCACCATCCGCCGCGCCCACGCGGTGCAGCCGGTGACGGCGATCCAGACCGAATACTCGATCATGGAGCGCAGCGTGGAGCGCAACGGTGTCCTGCAGGCGTGCGAGGAACTGGGCATCGGCTTCGTGCCCTGGGGGCCGCTGGGCCAGGGCTTCCTGCCCGGCAAGCTGCCACGGGACGCACAGGCCAGCTTCGACGGCAAGACCGACCTGCGCAAGACCTTCCCGCGCTTCAGCGCCACGGTCATGCAGGCGAACCAGCCGCTCCTCGACTTCCTCCAGCGCTTCGGCGAGAAAAAGGGCGCTACGCGCGCGCAGGTCGCCCTGGCCTGGCTGGCAGCGCAAAAGCCCTGGATCGTCTCCATCCCCGGCACGACCAATCTGGACCACTCGCGCGAGAACCTCAGCTCGGTCAACGTCAACCTCACGCCGGACGACCTGCGCGAGATCGAGGCGGGCATGGCCAGGATCACCATCCACGGTGGCCGCATGGACGCCAGGCAGATGGACCAGATCGGTAAGGACTGA
- a CDS encoding universal stress protein codes for MTIVALPSDGSPHCIAAARRLVTPGLFERPLQVHLIHAFPELTGRPQAYFSRTQMDQWASEAAEEAFIPMRPILRVSQCTVTEHCCVGEAAPLILEVVRACHADLIVMGTHGRGAFLAAMLGSVAARVLSTAPVPVLLVASHLYQDLHA; via the coding sequence ATGACAATCGTGGCCCTCCCGAGCGATGGCTCGCCGCACTGCATCGCGGCGGCGCGAAGGCTCGTGACTCCCGGCCTGTTCGAAAGGCCCTTGCAAGTCCATCTGATCCACGCCTTCCCAGAACTTACCGGTAGACCACAAGCCTATTTCTCCAGAACACAGATGGACCAATGGGCGAGCGAGGCGGCGGAGGAAGCATTCATTCCGATGCGGCCCATCCTCAGAGTGTCGCAATGCACTGTCACCGAACACTGCTGCGTCGGCGAAGCCGCCCCTCTGATCCTGGAGGTTGTCCGCGCCTGCCACGCCGATCTGATCGTGATGGGCACGCACGGACGCGGGGCCTTCCTGGCGGCGATGTTGGGTTCAGTCGCAGCGCGTGTTCTGTCGACGGCACCCGTGCCGGTGCTGCTAGTGGCCAGCCACCTTTATCAAGACCTGCACGCATAG
- a CDS encoding LysR family transcriptional regulator, which yields MVKRNLNDLLYFVTVAREGSFTRAASLLGVTQSALSQAISGLEARLGIRLLTRTTRSVSPTAAGERLLDAIGRRFDEIDAELDALSEMRDKPAGTVRITCGEHVLRTTLLPKLTPLLREYPDIKVEFDINYGFRDIVADRFDAGVRLGDTIDKDMIAMPIGPRLRMAAAASPEYFAVHPKPRTPRELVNHNCINMRMQTAGGLYVWDFERRGQPLNVRVDGQLIFNTSPGMVDAAVVGLGIAFLPEEEFAPHLEDGRLVRVLEDWCPPFPGYYLYYPSRRQPSPAFSLVVNALRVAPPPGPKRR from the coding sequence ATGGTCAAACGCAACCTCAACGATCTCCTGTACTTCGTGACGGTGGCGCGGGAAGGCAGCTTCACGCGCGCCGCCTCGCTGCTGGGCGTCACGCAATCGGCCCTCAGCCAGGCCATCAGCGGCCTGGAGGCGCGGCTGGGGATCCGGCTGCTCACGCGCACCACGCGCAGCGTGTCGCCCACGGCTGCCGGCGAGCGCTTGCTCGATGCCATCGGCCGTCGGTTCGATGAGATCGACGCCGAACTGGATGCGCTCTCCGAGATGCGGGACAAGCCTGCCGGCACGGTGCGGATCACCTGCGGCGAGCACGTCCTTCGGACCACGCTGCTGCCCAAGCTCACGCCCTTGCTGCGCGAATACCCCGACATCAAGGTCGAGTTCGACATCAACTATGGGTTCCGGGACATCGTGGCCGACCGCTTCGACGCGGGCGTGCGGCTGGGCGACACCATCGACAAGGACATGATCGCGATGCCGATCGGGCCGCGACTGCGCATGGCGGCAGCTGCCTCACCTGAGTATTTCGCGGTGCACCCCAAGCCCAGGACGCCGCGCGAACTGGTGAACCACAACTGCATCAACATGCGCATGCAGACGGCGGGCGGCCTCTACGTGTGGGACTTCGAGCGCCGGGGTCAGCCACTGAACGTGCGGGTCGATGGGCAGCTCATCTTCAACACGTCGCCCGGCATGGTGGATGCAGCGGTGGTGGGGCTGGGCATCGCGTTCCTGCCTGAAGAGGAGTTCGCACCGCACCTTGAGGATGGCCGGCTGGTGCGCGTGCTGGAGGACTGGTGCCCGCCGTTCCCCGGCTACTACCTGTACTACCCGAGCCGCCGGCAGCCTTCGCCCGCGTTTTCGCTGGTGGTCAATGCGCTGCGCGTGGCGCCCCCACCAGGTCCCAAACGGCGTTAG
- a CDS encoding DUF2062 domain-containing protein: MSRRGLALGMALGFFFGLLIPLAQIPLSAAAAVALRANVPAAVASTLVTNPLTFGPIYYAAWRVGSAILGEAVDPPPAQGAEAQHEPANESWFRMATRRVLGVGKPLLLGLAIMAIVVGITTYFLVSAAWKMSVLWKRHRRRR, translated from the coding sequence ATGAGCCGGCGAGGACTGGCGCTCGGCATGGCGCTCGGATTCTTTTTCGGCCTGCTGATCCCGCTGGCACAGATACCACTGAGCGCAGCCGCTGCGGTGGCGCTGCGCGCCAACGTGCCCGCCGCAGTAGCCAGCACCCTAGTGACCAATCCGCTGACCTTCGGTCCGATTTACTATGCCGCCTGGCGTGTGGGCAGCGCGATTCTCGGGGAAGCGGTCGATCCTCCGCCAGCACAAGGCGCAGAGGCACAGCACGAACCGGCCAACGAAAGCTGGTTTCGTATGGCGACTCGGCGAGTCCTAGGCGTCGGGAAGCCCCTGCTACTGGGCCTGGCAATCATGGCCATCGTGGTCGGGATCACGACCTACTTTCTGGTGTCTGCGGCATGGAAGATGTCCGTGCTATGGAAACGGCATCGCCGGCGCCGCTGA
- the nhaA gene encoding Na+/H+ antiporter NhaA, whose product MTVDRPPSQQELPRAQALAEKAFSALEHFIHIEAVSGIVLLAAAGIALLWANSPAAESYHALWHAPLSVGVGPYLVSQSLHFWVNDALMTIFFLVVGMEIRREIHEGALANLQLATLPMAAALGGVIAPALLYLTLNTAMPERGGWAIPTATDIAFAVGVLALLGKAIPGNVRVFLLALAIIDDIVAVLIIAVAFSAGLDYSGLLIAGAGILMVLGLQWIGVGSAYAYVIPGGILWWGMLRTGAHPTLAGVVLGMMTPVLPGRTRERPLDTATQALHDLRARARGPAPQAEDLAAPLKQLRQAQREVLPPVTRVQMALHPWVAYLIMPLFALANAGVSLDGVDLGMGSAPSVLLGVAVALIVGKPLGVVSVSWCAVRLGWCKLPPGVTWGGVCLIGLLAGIGFTMSIFIATLAFSDANLLGAAKLGVLLASALAAVSGLIWGFIYARRLKPETEEGAGESGATTAD is encoded by the coding sequence ATGACCGTGGACCGCCCTCCATCCCAACAGGAGTTGCCGCGCGCGCAGGCCTTGGCTGAAAAGGCCTTCTCGGCGCTCGAGCACTTCATTCATATCGAAGCCGTAAGCGGCATAGTGTTGCTGGCCGCCGCCGGGATCGCGCTGCTTTGGGCGAATTCGCCAGCAGCCGAGAGTTATCACGCGCTCTGGCACGCCCCGCTGTCGGTGGGGGTTGGCCCCTATTTGGTATCGCAGTCGCTCCATTTCTGGGTCAACGACGCCCTCATGACCATCTTCTTTCTCGTTGTCGGGATGGAAATCCGGCGCGAGATCCATGAGGGTGCGCTGGCGAACTTGCAGTTGGCGACACTACCAATGGCGGCTGCGCTTGGCGGCGTGATCGCCCCGGCATTGCTGTATCTTACGCTGAACACAGCGATGCCAGAGCGAGGGGGTTGGGCGATACCGACGGCGACCGACATTGCATTTGCCGTCGGCGTGCTGGCACTGCTTGGCAAAGCGATACCCGGCAATGTTCGTGTGTTCCTGCTTGCGTTAGCGATTATCGACGACATCGTCGCCGTGCTGATCATAGCGGTAGCCTTTTCCGCCGGGCTGGACTATTCGGGACTATTGATTGCCGGCGCAGGTATTCTGATGGTTCTCGGGCTGCAATGGATCGGTGTGGGGAGCGCCTACGCTTACGTCATCCCCGGGGGCATTCTATGGTGGGGCATGCTGAGAACAGGTGCCCACCCGACCCTCGCCGGCGTTGTGCTCGGTATGATGACGCCGGTGCTTCCTGGCCGTACGCGAGAGAGGCCCCTGGACACTGCTACCCAAGCGCTTCATGATCTTCGTGCGCGCGCGCGCGGTCCGGCACCACAGGCCGAGGATCTCGCAGCACCACTCAAGCAACTTCGTCAAGCACAGCGCGAGGTGCTGCCGCCGGTGACGCGCGTGCAAATGGCACTCCATCCTTGGGTTGCGTATCTCATTATGCCGCTCTTTGCGTTGGCAAACGCGGGCGTCAGCCTCGATGGCGTTGATCTCGGGATGGGCAGCGCGCCAAGTGTGCTGCTCGGTGTAGCGGTCGCACTGATTGTCGGCAAGCCACTGGGCGTTGTGTCGGTCAGCTGGTGTGCAGTGCGTCTGGGCTGGTGCAAACTGCCGCCAGGCGTGACATGGGGCGGCGTCTGCTTGATTGGCCTGTTGGCGGGGATCGGCTTCACAATGTCCATTTTCATTGCGACGCTTGCCTTTTCGGATGCTAACCTCCTTGGCGCTGCTAAGCTTGGTGTGCTGTTGGCATCCGCCCTGGCCGCTGTCAGTGGGCTTATTTGGGGCTTCATCTATGCAAGGCGCCTGAAGCCTGAGACGGAAGAAGGTGCAGGCGAATCTGGTGCGACGACCGCAGACTGA